CGATTGCCCAGACCGGCAGGACCGTGGCGATGGTGACCGGATAGTCGGACACCCGGCCGAGACCTCGCCTCACGGGGCGACCCCGAGCCCGATGAGCTCCCCGGGGCGCGGAGCCGTCGAGCAACGACCAGTCGAGCACGGAATCATTCTGACCAGCACAGACGTCTGGTGCCCGGTGATAATCACCTGGTCGATGACCGCCGCCGAGGGGCGGCACGTCGGCGTCGAAGGCGGAGGTCGTCCATGCCCGGTCCGGCACCGCGCCACGGCGAGTGGTGGTTCCGACTCGCCATGGTCGTCAAGGCCCTCGACGGCGTGCTCGAACTGCTGGCCGCCGGTCTGCTGATCGTCGTTCCCGGAGCGACGGTGCGCCGATGGGTCGCGGAGATCCTCGCCCACGATCTGCTCGGGCCGCCCGATGATTCGCTGGCCCGGCTTCGCGACCGGGGCCGACACCTTGACCTCGGGCTCGCGGGCCTTCGTGGTCGTGCTGCTGATCGTGCACGGCGTTCCCAAGATCATCTTGGTGGTGGCCCTGCTGAGGAGGTGGCTGCCGGCGTACCCGATCTCGGTTTTGGTCCTGGGTGCCTTCGTGGTCTACCAGGTAGTTCGGGCCGCGCACACAGGTTCGGTGGCGTTGATCGTGCTCACCGTGATCGATCTCGTCGTCATCGCCCTGATCGTCCGCGAATACCGGTATCTGCGGGCCAGGCGAGCGGCGAGCCGATTGCGCCGGCGAGACCGGAAATAAGTTGGCGTATGGCAGCCGGGTCCGATCGGATGCGGGGATGGACGACCATCAGTTCGCCGACGCCGATCTCGCCGCGCTATACGACGTGCTGCACCCCTGGGACCCACGGGGTGACTTCGGCTTCTACCTGCCGCTGGTGATGGCCGCCGAGTCGGTGCTGGACGTCGGTTGCGGCACGGGCGCGTTGCTGCACCGGGCTCGGGCGGAGGGCCACACCGGCCGGTTGTGCGGGCTCGATCCGGCCGCCGGGATGCTCCAACAGGCGCGAACCCGCACCGACATCGAGTGGGTGCAGGGCGAGCTGTCCTCGGTCGATTGGGCCGATGAGTTCGACCTGGTGGTGATGTCCGGCCATGCCTTCCAGGTGTTCGCGACCGACGACGAGCTGCGATCCTCGTTGGCCGCGATCTCCGCCGCGCTCACCGAGGACGGCTGTTTCGCCTTCGAGACCCGCAATCCGGCCGCCCGCGCCTGGCAGCGCTGGACGCCGGAGCATGTCCGAGAGGTCACCGATCAGCAGGGCGCCGTGGTGCGGAGCTGGCATGAGCTGGAGGAGCCGGTGACCGGCGACGTCGTCAGCTTCGTCACCACCTACAGCAGCCCGCTGTGGCCGCAACCGCAGCGCAGCCGCTCCACGCTGCGTTTTCTCGGTGCGGTCGAGCTGGCCAAATTCCTGACGGACGCCGGTTTGCGCGTGGTCGAGCAGTTCGGCGACTGGGATCGGACACCGGTGACCCAGGACAGCCTGGAGATCATCACGCTGGCCAAGCCCAGCTAGGCCCCCTGGCGGTGGCAGCGGGACGGCACGCCGACGTCGCCGTGTCCCCGGCGTTCCGTTCACGCGGGGACCGCACTCGCCGGGAAGGCGAGGCCGAGAAGCATGGCCAGGGTCGCCGCCGACAACGCGGCCGCCCGTCGCATCGAGGTCGTCGTCGTGGAGTCGTGCGCTGCTCGACGAGAGGACGATCGAGCGGGGCGGGCCGCGTCGACAACGGATCACGATGTCCGCGACCATCCGGAGCCGTCCCGCACAGGGTCCTGAGCTGTGCAGATTCCCGAGGGAATCGACCCGGTCAGAGCGTCACGGCCAACGACATCAGCCGCCAGGTGCCCGGGTCGGGGCTGCGCTGTGGGTTGCCTGCGATCGCCAGATCGGGGAAGCGACGCAGTAATCCGGCCAGCGCCACCTCGGTCTGCACCCGGGCGATCGCCGCGCCGAGACAGAAATGCGGTCCGTGGGCGAAACCGAGATGGCTCGCCGAACCGGCCGGGCGCCGGGAGAGGTCGAGGCGATGGGGATCGTCGAACACGCGCGGATCCCGGTTGGCGGCGACCAACACCGAGGTGACCCGCTCGCCCTTGCCGATCCGCACGCCCTCGACCTCGACGTCCTGTGTGGTCTCCCTCGGAA
This Actinoalloteichus hymeniacidonis DNA region includes the following protein-coding sequences:
- a CDS encoding DUF2127 domain-containing protein, whose amino-acid sequence is MIRWPGFATGADTLTSGSRAFVVVLLIVHGVPKIILVVALLRRWLPAYPISVLVLGAFVVYQVVRAAHTGSVALIVLTVIDLVVIALIVREYRYLRARRAASRLRRRDRK
- a CDS encoding class I SAM-dependent DNA methyltransferase, with the protein product MDDHQFADADLAALYDVLHPWDPRGDFGFYLPLVMAAESVLDVGCGTGALLHRARAEGHTGRLCGLDPAAGMLQQARTRTDIEWVQGELSSVDWADEFDLVVMSGHAFQVFATDDELRSSLAAISAALTEDGCFAFETRNPAARAWQRWTPEHVREVTDQQGAVVRSWHELEEPVTGDVVSFVTTYSSPLWPQPQRSRSTLRFLGAVELAKFLTDAGLRVVEQFGDWDRTPVTQDSLEIITLAKPS